The following proteins are encoded in a genomic region of Atribacterota bacterium:
- a CDS encoding carbohydrate ABC transporter permease has protein sequence MGGGKKTWRMFFVYLVCILIAVATLFPIYWMFVVSARSRLEVFLGPRLIQTSFYSPNYYRPFFQDVYGRYLVNSLLIASGNTLLVVCLAVLATYAFSRFRVPGSNNLFFWTITNRMAPPAVFIVPFFLMFTRLGLRDSQFGLVLLYCIFNLPFAIWLLKGMMDGIPKELDEAALIDGCSLWGLLWHVIIPLAKPGIMVTAILNWIFAWNEYLFAAILTSVRSRTITTGLAEFVTVIGTNWGEMAAVSVVCLIPAIVFIGIAQKHIIAGLTFGAVKD, from the coding sequence ATGGGTGGTGGAAAAAAGACCTGGAGAATGTTCTTTGTGTATTTGGTGTGTATTCTCATCGCTGTGGCTACTCTCTTTCCTATTTACTGGATGTTTGTGGTTTCCGCTCGTAGCAGGTTAGAGGTATTTCTTGGTCCCCGCTTAATTCAAACTTCCTTTTATAGCCCAAACTACTACCGTCCTTTCTTCCAGGACGTGTATGGGAGGTATCTGGTTAATTCTCTGCTCATCGCTTCAGGTAATACCCTGCTTGTAGTATGCCTGGCGGTCCTTGCCACCTATGCCTTTTCCCGCTTTCGAGTTCCTGGTTCCAATAACCTCTTTTTTTGGACCATTACCAACCGTATGGCGCCTCCGGCAGTGTTCATTGTTCCTTTCTTTCTCATGTTTACCCGTTTGGGATTGCGGGATAGTCAGTTTGGTCTCGTTCTTCTGTACTGCATTTTTAATCTCCCTTTTGCCATATGGCTCTTAAAGGGGATGATGGATGGAATTCCTAAGGAACTTGATGAAGCGGCGTTAATTGATGGGTGTTCTCTTTGGGGGCTTTTGTGGCATGTGATCATTCCTCTGGCTAAACCAGGAATCATGGTTACGGCGATTTTAAACTGGATTTTTGCCTGGAATGAGTACCTTTTTGCTGCCATCCTCACCAGCGTCCGTTCTCGAACCATTACTACAGGTTTGGCCGAATTTGTCACAGTGATTGGAACGAACTGGGGAGAAATGGCTGCGGTTTCGGTAGTCTGCCTCATTCCGGCGATTGTCTTCATTGGAATTGCCCAGAAACATATTATCGCTGGTTTGACCTTTGGAGCAGTCAAAGATTAG
- a CDS encoding sugar ABC transporter permease — protein sequence MKENRKQVWGLIAPTLFLMIFIGVIPVIYVIYLSAFKYNVFAKVPFRYTGFDNFRKLVFDPDFLRSLRLGLTFVALCCGIELPLGLFIANLLTLNFKGKGIFRTIMTLPLAMAPITIGSIWVLITNPDFGPLPFLFRKVGIEYNMGISANQAFFTTVLVDIWHWTPFVVLTFMAGLTSLPNQPYEAALVDGANRWQTFRYVTIPLLKPVLLTTLFIRVMDTFRVFDEVWMLTSGGPGTATRYVSIHLVRLVLQSMEYGYSSAMSLFLLYLTIIICFLLLTFISSSREAA from the coding sequence GTGAAGGAGAACCGAAAGCAGGTGTGGGGGCTTATCGCCCCCACACTCTTTTTAATGATTTTTATTGGGGTTATTCCGGTTATTTATGTCATTTATTTAAGTGCGTTTAAATACAACGTGTTTGCCAAGGTTCCCTTTCGTTACACAGGGTTCGATAACTTTCGAAAGCTGGTTTTTGACCCGGATTTTTTAAGATCGCTTCGTTTGGGGCTTACCTTTGTGGCGCTATGTTGTGGTATTGAACTTCCCCTGGGGCTTTTCATTGCCAACCTCCTCACACTTAACTTTAAAGGAAAAGGTATTTTTCGAACCATTATGACCCTCCCTTTAGCCATGGCACCCATCACCATTGGGAGTATCTGGGTACTCATCACCAATCCAGATTTTGGACCGCTTCCTTTTCTTTTTCGGAAGGTTGGTATCGAATATAATATGGGTATCAGTGCCAATCAAGCGTTCTTTACCACGGTGCTTGTCGATATCTGGCACTGGACCCCTTTTGTGGTGTTAACCTTTATGGCCGGACTCACTTCGTTACCCAATCAGCCGTATGAAGCTGCACTGGTTGATGGAGCCAACCGCTGGCAAACGTTCCGTTACGTGACCATTCCGCTGCTTAAGCCGGTTCTTCTCACCACGCTCTTTATTCGAGTTATGGACACCTTCCGGGTTTTCGATGAAGTCTGGATGCTTACCAGTGGTGGTCCGGGAACGGCCACTCGCTATGTGAGCATTCACCTGGTACGACTGGTGCTGCAGTCGATGGAATATGGATATAGTTCAGCCATGTCGCTTTTCCTTCTATATCTTACCATAATCATCTGTTTCTTGCTTTTGACGTTTATCTCTTCCTCACGGGAGGCAGCCTAA